The Bacillus vallismortis genome window below encodes:
- a CDS encoding DUF1128 domain-containing protein: MSSPNTETLTQMIEEISQKLNMLNVGVIKAEDFSDEKIEDLTYLHSMVMKKESFSPSEMQAIAQELASLRK; this comes from the coding sequence TTGTCCAGCCCAAATACAGAGACATTGACTCAAATGATTGAAGAGATTTCCCAAAAACTGAACATGCTGAACGTCGGCGTGATCAAAGCGGAGGATTTCAGTGATGAAAAGATAGAAGACCTCACGTACCTTCACAGCATGGTGATGAAAAAAGAATCATTCAGCCCTAGTGAAATGCAGGCGATAGCTCAAGAGCTCGCCTCGCTTCGTAAATAA
- the cax gene encoding calcium/proton exchanger: MNRIFFILVAAGVPLSVIGSLMHWPSVILFALYCVTIIALASYMGRATESLSIIAGPRIGGLLNATFGNAVELIISLFALKEGLTGIVLASLTGSVLGNLLLVAGLSFFVGGLKYKRQEFNIHDARHNSGLLIFAIIVAFVIPEVFSVGMGNVGKLNLSIGISIILMLLYVAALYFKLVTHRGVYQPKNNSTQHVEEEEPEWSGKIATIVLFAATIAVAYISENLVHTFHSVAEQFGWSELFIGVIIVAIVGNAAEHASAIIMAYKNKMDVAVEIAVGSTLQIAMFVAPVLVICSIFFPVSMPLVFTLPELVAMVSSVFLMIAISNDGDSNWFEGATLLAAYVIMAIGFFLL; encoded by the coding sequence ATGAATCGTATTTTTTTTATTTTAGTGGCGGCGGGTGTTCCGCTTTCTGTGATCGGCAGTTTGATGCATTGGCCTTCTGTCATTCTCTTTGCCTTGTATTGCGTAACGATTATCGCGCTTGCAAGCTATATGGGAAGGGCGACAGAATCATTGTCCATCATCGCAGGCCCGCGGATCGGCGGTTTGTTGAACGCCACCTTTGGGAACGCGGTTGAGTTAATCATCTCTTTATTTGCACTAAAGGAGGGCCTGACCGGAATCGTGCTTGCCTCTTTAACCGGTTCAGTGCTGGGGAATTTGCTGCTGGTGGCGGGGCTATCGTTTTTTGTCGGCGGTTTAAAATATAAGCGGCAGGAGTTTAATATCCATGATGCGCGCCATAACTCCGGTCTTTTGATTTTTGCCATTATTGTCGCTTTTGTGATTCCGGAGGTATTTTCCGTTGGTATGGGTAACGTGGGCAAGCTCAATTTAAGCATAGGCATCAGCATCATTTTGATGCTGTTATATGTGGCGGCTCTTTACTTTAAACTTGTCACACACCGCGGTGTTTATCAGCCGAAGAACAATTCCACCCAGCACGTGGAAGAGGAAGAGCCGGAATGGTCGGGCAAAATTGCCACAATTGTCTTGTTTGCGGCAACGATTGCTGTGGCATACATATCCGAAAACCTGGTGCACACGTTCCACTCGGTAGCTGAGCAGTTCGGCTGGAGCGAGCTGTTTATCGGGGTTATCATCGTGGCAATAGTCGGTAATGCCGCGGAGCACGCATCAGCCATTATCATGGCCTATAAAAATAAAATGGACGTTGCGGTTGAAATTGCGGTTGGTTCGACGCTGCAGATTGCTATGTTTGTTGCGCCGGTTCTTGTGATCTGTTCCATCTTTTTCCCGGTAAGCATGCCGCTTGTGTTTACATTGCCGGAGCTCGTTGCGATGGTATCATCGGTTTTCTTGATGATCGCGATTTCGAATGACGGCGATTCCAACTGGTTTGAAGGAGCGACACTGCTTGCCGCCTATGTCATTATGGCGATCGGCTTTTTCCTTCTTTAA
- the yfkJ gene encoding protein-tyrosine-phosphatase, giving the protein MISVLFVCLGNICRSPMAEAIFRDLAAKKGLEGKIKTDSAGIGGWHIGNPPHEGTQEILQREGINFEGMLARQVSEQDLADFDYIIAMDAENIGSLRSMAGFKNTSHIKRLLDYVEDSDLADVPDPYYTGNFEEVCQLIKSGCEQLLASIQKEKQL; this is encoded by the coding sequence ATGATAAGCGTGTTATTTGTTTGTTTAGGAAATATTTGCCGGTCTCCGATGGCAGAAGCGATTTTTCGGGACCTGGCAGCCAAAAAAGGATTAGAGGGGAAAATCAAGACAGACTCAGCAGGTATCGGCGGCTGGCACATCGGCAATCCGCCGCATGAAGGAACACAGGAGATCTTGCAGAGAGAAGGAATCAACTTTGAGGGTATGCTTGCACGTCAAGTCAGCGAACAGGATCTGGCCGATTTTGATTACATCATTGCGATGGACGCAGAAAATATCGGGAGCCTCAGAAGCATGGCGGGTTTTAAGAATACCTCGCATATCAAAAGGCTCTTGGACTATGTTGAAGATTCAGATCTTGCCGATGTTCCTGATCCTTACTACACAGGAAATTTTGAAGAGGTCTGCCAATTAATCAAGTCGGGCTGTGAGCAGCTGCTTGCATCCATTCAAAAAGAAAAACAATTGTGA
- a CDS encoding YfkD famly protein, translated as MMKKLFHSTLIVLLFFSFFGVQPIHAKKQFKVPDSVASISKENTYPNASQDQPMLQPSKLAKELLDHSDVKIENPHLIKMLNESNISGTPLAVGYRATIFLGKWALGYESNETVANWEYKKINTNRADNRGGKETAEMHYAQEQQYKVKGGLTAKVPNAEDVKSMMMLKAMKKTNLPLAFDTVVGAGTKRDQIYKVAPKKLGYLNAYAPAVNEKGKVTYGEVYLVLKGNKRKLVVKNVTSQGIGAWIPVQDHVTFGFQLSSQPR; from the coding sequence ATGATGAAAAAGCTATTTCATTCCACACTTATTGTGCTGTTATTCTTTAGTTTTTTCGGCGTTCAGCCCATCCACGCGAAAAAGCAGTTTAAGGTTCCTGACTCTGTCGCAAGCATCTCGAAGGAAAACACGTATCCGAATGCTTCACAGGATCAGCCGATGCTTCAGCCGAGCAAGCTTGCAAAGGAATTGCTCGATCATTCTGATGTGAAGATTGAAAACCCGCACCTCATCAAAATGCTGAATGAATCCAACATATCCGGCACACCGCTTGCGGTCGGCTACCGGGCGACAATCTTTCTCGGGAAATGGGCGCTCGGCTATGAATCAAACGAAACAGTCGCAAATTGGGAATATAAAAAAATCAATACAAACCGTGCGGATAACCGCGGCGGAAAAGAAACGGCTGAAATGCACTATGCCCAGGAACAGCAATACAAAGTGAAGGGCGGCCTGACAGCTAAGGTTCCAAATGCTGAAGATGTTAAAAGCATGATGATGCTGAAAGCAATGAAGAAAACGAACCTTCCGCTGGCATTTGATACGGTCGTCGGAGCGGGTACAAAGCGGGATCAAATTTATAAAGTCGCTCCTAAGAAACTTGGTTATCTAAACGCATATGCGCCGGCTGTGAATGAAAAAGGAAAAGTGACTTACGGAGAAGTATACTTAGTGCTGAAAGGGAATAAACGAAAACTTGTCGTGAAAAATGTCACATCACAGGGTATCGGTGCTTGGATTCCGGTTCAAGACCATGTCACATTTGGCTTTCAGCTTTCCTCGCAGCCAAGATAA
- the pdaA gene encoding delta-lactam-biosynthetic de-N-acetylase, which translates to MKWMCSICCAAVLLAGGAVQARAVPNDPINWGFKRSVNHQPPDAGEQLNRLIEKYDAFYLGNIKEKTIYLTFDNGYENGYTPKVLDVLKKHRVTGTFFVTGHFVKDQPELIKRMSDEGHIIGNHSFHHPDLTKKTADQIQDELDSVNEEVYKITGKQDNLYLRPPRGVFSEYVLKETKRLGYQTIFWSVAFVDWKIKNQKGKKYAYDHMIKQAHPGAIYLLHTVSKDNAEALDDAITDLKKQGYTFKSIDDLMFEKEMKMPSL; encoded by the coding sequence ATGAAGTGGATGTGTTCAATATGCTGTGCTGCCGTCTTGCTTGCCGGGGGAGCAGTACAGGCGAGAGCGGTGCCGAATGACCCGATTAACTGGGGCTTTAAACGAAGTGTCAATCATCAGCCGCCTGATGCCGGGGAGCAGCTGAACCGTTTAATTGAAAAATATGACGCCTTTTATTTAGGCAATATAAAGGAAAAAACGATTTACTTAACGTTTGATAACGGCTATGAAAATGGCTATACGCCCAAAGTGCTTGATGTCTTAAAAAAACACCGCGTAACAGGAACCTTTTTTGTCACAGGGCATTTCGTAAAGGACCAGCCTGAGCTGATTAAGCGCATGTCAGATGAAGGGCATATTATCGGCAATCATTCGTTTCACCATCCGGATCTGACGAAAAAAACAGCTGACCAGATTCAGGACGAACTCGATTCAGTCAACGAAGAGGTCTATAAAATTACGGGAAAGCAGGACAACCTGTATTTGCGCCCGCCGCGCGGCGTGTTCAGTGAATACGTGCTGAAAGAAACGAAACGCCTAGGCTATCAAACCATTTTCTGGTCGGTCGCTTTTGTTGATTGGAAAATCAAAAACCAAAAGGGGAAGAAATATGCCTACGATCATATGATCAAGCAGGCGCACCCAGGAGCCATTTACCTGCTTCACACCGTATCGAAGGACAATGCCGAAGCACTGGATGATGCGATCACAGACCTGAAAAAACAAGGCTACACATTTAAAAGCATTGATGATCTGATGTTTGAGAAAGAAATGAAGATGCCTTCTTTGTAA
- the mscC gene encoding mechanosensitive ion channel protein MscC — MRMEEKLTEIFQNKIVDILLVAVILWIGVFIINRLVQLFFKRTDFIEERKEKTIESLIRSVTQYTATIAFIFYVMSLFVHDFGKILAGAGVAGIVIGFGAQSLIKDVLAGVFLIYERQLHKGDYVTVNNLFNGTVEEIGLRSLQIREWSGKLLTISNGEVRQIENYNIDFMRITESFVISFKEDPDRVYSVLEEACDTLNEELRDSLKLNEFGNPAEPFQIHGITALNHINRGVEFTVKGMVKDDDYFSASLAARRILVRQLYQNNVQMLEEAVRIERTQ, encoded by the coding sequence ATGCGAATGGAAGAAAAACTTACAGAGATTTTCCAGAATAAAATCGTCGATATTCTTCTCGTTGCTGTCATTCTGTGGATCGGTGTTTTTATCATCAACCGGCTGGTCCAGCTATTTTTTAAACGGACGGACTTCATTGAAGAAAGAAAAGAAAAAACAATTGAAAGCCTTATCCGTTCTGTCACCCAGTACACAGCGACAATCGCTTTTATCTTTTATGTTATGTCTTTATTTGTTCATGATTTCGGCAAAATTTTAGCCGGGGCGGGTGTAGCCGGTATCGTCATCGGTTTTGGCGCCCAATCACTGATTAAAGATGTGCTGGCAGGTGTGTTTTTGATTTATGAACGCCAGCTGCACAAAGGCGATTATGTCACCGTTAACAATTTGTTTAACGGAACTGTTGAGGAAATCGGCCTTCGCTCGCTGCAAATCCGGGAATGGAGCGGGAAGCTGCTCACCATCAGCAACGGCGAAGTCAGGCAGATAGAGAACTATAATATTGATTTTATGCGGATTACCGAATCCTTTGTCATCAGCTTTAAGGAAGATCCGGACCGCGTGTACAGTGTATTAGAAGAGGCATGCGACACGCTGAATGAAGAGCTTCGGGATTCATTGAAGCTGAATGAATTCGGCAATCCGGCAGAACCCTTTCAAATACACGGGATCACCGCATTGAATCATATCAATCGCGGCGTCGAATTTACGGTAAAAGGCATGGTCAAAGATGACGATTATTTCAGCGCCAGCCTTGCAGCCAGAAGGATTCTCGTTCGCCAGCTGTACCAAAACAATGTGCAAATGCTTGAAGAAGCGGTCAGAATCGAGAGAACACAATAA
- a CDS encoding YihY family inner membrane protein — translation MNFLKELFSRYTLHEGPSKSAELAYFFLLSLFPFLIFMLTLTAYLPISTDDVLGVVKQYAPASAMSLVESITQQTLNNRNGGLLSFGIIAALWSASNGMNAIVRSLNHAYEVDENRSFIIVRLTSIFLTIAMVFTILVALLLPVFGRQIGVLASDFVGASDLFLSVWAAVRWGVSPLVLLIVFSALYFIAPNKKLSLRFVMPGAVFAAFGWIVVSTLFSFYVSTFANFSATYGSIGGIIVLMIWFYLSGILIILGGEINALLHKRKKLPDENPYL, via the coding sequence ATGAATTTTTTGAAAGAGCTTTTCAGCAGATACACCCTTCATGAAGGGCCGAGCAAATCAGCGGAGCTGGCGTATTTTTTTCTTTTGTCATTGTTTCCGTTTTTGATTTTTATGCTGACGCTCACCGCGTATCTTCCGATTTCTACCGATGATGTTCTGGGAGTTGTCAAACAATACGCGCCCGCCAGTGCGATGTCCCTCGTTGAATCCATTACACAACAAACCTTAAACAACCGAAATGGCGGTTTGCTGTCATTCGGGATTATCGCGGCTTTGTGGTCTGCGTCTAATGGAATGAACGCCATCGTCCGATCGCTAAACCACGCGTATGAAGTGGATGAAAACCGCTCTTTTATCATCGTTCGTCTAACCTCAATTTTTTTGACGATTGCCATGGTATTTACGATTTTAGTGGCCTTGCTTCTGCCGGTATTCGGCCGGCAGATCGGGGTGCTCGCTTCAGACTTCGTCGGCGCGTCGGATCTGTTTTTATCCGTTTGGGCAGCAGTGCGCTGGGGTGTCAGTCCGCTTGTGCTGCTGATCGTTTTTTCCGCACTGTATTTCATCGCGCCGAACAAAAAACTGTCCCTCCGGTTTGTCATGCCGGGTGCGGTGTTTGCGGCCTTTGGCTGGATAGTTGTCAGCACCCTGTTTTCATTTTACGTCAGCACGTTTGCGAACTTCAGCGCCACGTATGGGAGTATCGGGGGAATCATCGTCCTGATGATTTGGTTTTACTTGAGCGGCATTTTAATTATCTTAGGGGGAGAAATCAACGCTCTTTTACATAAACGTAAAAAGCTTCCTGATGAAAATCCCTATCTTTAG
- a CDS encoding MFS transporter has product MSRFHFFILVLLVSISGFSQGMLLPVISIIFETNGESAAINGLHATGLYIGVLLASPFMEAPLRKLGFKPLIVIGGSIVILSLFGFIWLQSVWIWFLLRLFIGIGDHMLHFSTQTWVTSMSSKQNRGRNLSVYGLSFGLGFAAGPFMVPLVKLNPALPFIVSGCFSLFAWLFVFFLQNAYPQTSPHETKSDNSFRRFYQAILFGWVAFMPTFGYGFLETALNGSFPVYALRLGISVDAVALILPAFAIGSIIFQFPLGILSDTYGRRNVLLVILLTGALCFLIAGVFPLPYVIGCCFFMAGMAVGSTFTLGISYMTDLLPPHLLPAGNLLCGITFSLGSILGPIAGGWYMQTFDSANLFYFITLTLSGVWLALVLGKPKSWSPAETYSSSS; this is encoded by the coding sequence ATGTCACGATTTCATTTCTTTATCCTTGTCTTGCTCGTTTCCATTTCTGGGTTTTCGCAAGGCATGCTGCTGCCTGTTATCTCGATCATCTTTGAAACAAATGGTGAATCGGCCGCTATCAACGGCCTGCACGCGACGGGACTGTACATCGGCGTGCTTTTGGCTTCTCCGTTTATGGAAGCGCCGCTTAGAAAGCTCGGATTTAAGCCGCTGATCGTCATTGGCGGAAGCATTGTCATTTTAAGCTTATTTGGATTTATTTGGCTTCAGTCGGTTTGGATCTGGTTCCTGCTTCGCCTGTTTATCGGAATCGGCGACCACATGCTTCACTTTTCTACGCAAACGTGGGTGACTTCCATGTCATCAAAACAAAATCGTGGAAGAAACCTGTCTGTTTACGGGCTTTCCTTCGGCCTTGGCTTTGCCGCGGGTCCGTTCATGGTTCCGCTTGTCAAGCTGAACCCGGCGCTGCCTTTTATCGTGTCCGGCTGCTTCAGCCTGTTTGCGTGGCTTTTTGTTTTCTTTCTACAAAACGCATACCCGCAAACCAGTCCTCACGAAACCAAATCAGACAATAGTTTCAGACGGTTTTATCAAGCGATACTGTTTGGATGGGTTGCCTTTATGCCCACATTCGGTTATGGCTTTCTCGAGACGGCGCTAAACGGAAGCTTTCCGGTGTACGCGCTCCGGCTGGGGATCTCTGTGGACGCAGTGGCGCTGATCCTGCCCGCATTTGCGATCGGAAGCATTATTTTTCAGTTTCCACTCGGCATCCTCAGCGATACATACGGGCGGCGGAATGTCCTGCTTGTGATTTTGCTGACAGGGGCGCTTTGCTTTTTGATCGCCGGCGTATTCCCTTTACCTTACGTGATCGGATGCTGCTTTTTTATGGCGGGAATGGCAGTCGGCTCAACCTTTACACTTGGCATCAGCTATATGACGGATCTTCTTCCGCCCCACCTGCTGCCGGCGGGGAACCTGCTTTGCGGCATTACATTCAGCCTCGGCAGCATCCTCGGCCCGATTGCCGGCGGCTGGTATATGCAGACATTTGATAGCGCAAACTTGTTTTATTTTATTACCCTCACGCTTAGCGGTGTCTGGCTTGCTCTTGTGCTGGGCAAACCGAAAAGCTGGTCGCCAGCCGAAACCTATTCTTCATCTTCTTAA
- a CDS encoding MFS transporter, whose translation MKTTSIKTASGMYINYFFLGMVNIILASNMSSLTKQWNTDPTGISYVIAAIGFGKLLTYGISGVLSDKIGRKPLVVASAGIMAVFLVGIPLSPSYELAFVFALLAGVANSAMDAGTYPALTELFPAAPGSANVLVKAFMSLGAALLPLLITFLADHRMSYGFTFYLPAAVYVLNIVYLSTLSFPKKQKKPNNSGQQEAPAFLSEPVFRKEGTALIMIGFTSTALFTVSQIWLPSYAQKAAGLAESASVQLLSYYSVGSLASVLLLALLLNRWVKPVMITLLYPVITLCTLAVMLTVHVPVVLDITAFFLGFSTAGVFQITITLMTELFWKRKGTVTGIVATASSLASILLPIATGLIAKAGGIAHIFMFDFCIAVIGTAAAAFLYYRYKKLTGAQADVKL comes from the coding sequence ATGAAAACGACATCTATCAAAACAGCCTCCGGAATGTATATCAACTACTTCTTTCTGGGAATGGTCAACATTATTCTCGCATCCAATATGTCCTCCTTAACAAAACAGTGGAATACCGACCCGACCGGCATTAGTTATGTCATTGCCGCTATCGGGTTCGGCAAGCTGCTGACCTACGGCATTTCCGGCGTGTTATCAGATAAAATCGGCAGAAAACCGCTTGTTGTCGCTTCCGCGGGGATCATGGCCGTCTTTTTAGTCGGTATTCCTTTATCACCGAGCTATGAACTGGCGTTTGTGTTCGCCTTATTAGCCGGAGTCGCAAATTCAGCGATGGATGCCGGAACATATCCGGCCCTGACCGAGCTCTTCCCGGCTGCGCCCGGCTCGGCAAATGTTCTGGTCAAAGCCTTTATGTCTCTGGGGGCCGCACTTTTGCCGCTTTTGATCACATTTTTAGCAGACCACCGCATGTCTTACGGATTTACTTTTTATCTCCCGGCTGCCGTCTATGTACTGAATATCGTTTATTTATCAACGCTTTCGTTTCCTAAGAAACAGAAGAAACCAAATAACAGCGGCCAACAGGAAGCTCCCGCTTTCTTGTCTGAACCCGTTTTTCGGAAAGAAGGCACCGCCCTGATTATGATCGGTTTTACATCAACAGCTTTATTTACGGTTTCTCAAATCTGGCTTCCGAGCTACGCGCAAAAAGCAGCCGGTTTAGCTGAATCAGCTTCCGTGCAATTGCTGAGCTATTATAGTGTTGGATCTCTGGCATCCGTTTTATTATTAGCCCTTTTGCTGAACAGATGGGTAAAGCCAGTCATGATTACGCTCTTGTATCCGGTTATTACTTTATGTACGCTTGCGGTCATGCTGACGGTTCATGTGCCGGTTGTGCTGGACATCACCGCCTTTTTCTTAGGCTTTTCAACCGCGGGTGTGTTTCAAATCACCATTACATTAATGACAGAGCTTTTCTGGAAGCGAAAAGGAACCGTTACCGGAATTGTAGCGACCGCTTCAAGCCTCGCGTCGATTTTGCTGCCGATTGCCACAGGGCTTATCGCAAAAGCGGGAGGCATCGCCCATATCTTTATGTTCGACTTCTGTATTGCGGTTATCGGAACAGCTGCAGCCGCCTTCTTGTATTACAGATACAAGAAACTGACGGGTGCTCAGGCCGATGTCAAACTGTAA
- the yfkM gene encoding general stress protein 18, producing the protein MGKKIAVVLTDYFEDSEYTEPAKAFKEARHELTVIENEKGKTVKGKQGNAEVTVDASIDDVNPSDFDALLIPGGFSPDQLRADDRFVQFTKAFMTDKKPVFAICHGPQLLINAKALDGRKATGYTSIRVDMENAGADVVDKEVVVCQGQLVTSRTPDDIPAFNRESLALLEK; encoded by the coding sequence ATGGGGAAAAAAATAGCAGTTGTTTTGACAGATTATTTTGAGGACAGCGAGTACACTGAACCTGCGAAAGCCTTTAAAGAAGCGAGACATGAACTGACTGTCATCGAAAATGAAAAAGGCAAAACAGTAAAAGGCAAGCAGGGGAACGCGGAAGTGACAGTAGACGCGTCCATTGATGATGTAAACCCTTCAGACTTTGATGCGCTTTTAATTCCCGGAGGATTTTCACCAGACCAGCTTCGCGCTGATGACCGTTTCGTCCAATTTACAAAAGCGTTTATGACTGACAAAAAACCGGTATTCGCCATTTGCCACGGTCCGCAGCTCTTAATCAACGCGAAAGCGCTCGATGGCCGAAAAGCGACAGGCTATACGTCCATTCGTGTTGACATGGAAAACGCGGGTGCCGACGTTGTGGACAAGGAAGTGGTTGTTTGCCAAGGGCAATTGGTCACTAGTCGCACACCGGATGATATTCCGGCATTTAATCGTGAATCGTTGGCATTGCTTGAGAAATAA
- a CDS encoding ABC transporter ATP-binding protein, with translation MQEIIKTTNLTKVYGKQKSVDNLNITVNEGDIYGFLGRNGAGKTTTIRMLLGLIKPTHGKIEIFGEDLHRNKKDILRRIGSIVEVPGFYGNLTAKENLEINAKIVGVHKKNAIEEALEIVGLENETKKLVGKYSLGMKQRLGIARSLLHYPELLILDEPTNGLDPIGIKEMRRLIKTLAEERKITLLISSHILSEIEQLVDHLGIIHEGKLLEETEFDKLRKKNRKFLEFQVSNDNKATMLLEKQFHIFDYEVHDEGVIRIFSHIGQQGAINKLFVQNDIEVFKILMSEDRLEDYFTKLVGGGSIG, from the coding sequence ATGCAAGAGATAATTAAAACGACTAATTTAACAAAAGTGTACGGAAAACAAAAGTCAGTTGATAATCTTAATATAACAGTTAACGAAGGTGATATTTACGGGTTTCTGGGGAGAAATGGAGCAGGTAAAACAACTACTATAAGAATGTTATTGGGTTTAATAAAGCCTACCCATGGAAAGATCGAGATATTCGGTGAGGATTTACATAGGAATAAGAAAGATATTTTAAGAAGGATTGGTTCAATCGTAGAAGTACCTGGATTCTATGGAAACCTCACCGCTAAAGAAAACCTTGAAATAAACGCCAAGATCGTTGGAGTTCACAAAAAAAATGCAATTGAAGAAGCATTAGAGATTGTGGGATTAGAGAATGAAACCAAAAAGCTTGTAGGCAAATACTCTTTAGGAATGAAGCAAAGACTTGGCATCGCCCGATCTCTTCTTCATTATCCAGAATTATTAATATTGGATGAACCGACGAATGGTTTAGATCCGATTGGGATTAAAGAGATGAGAAGGCTCATTAAAACTTTAGCTGAAGAAAGAAAGATTACCCTGCTCATATCGAGCCACATATTGTCTGAAATTGAACAATTAGTCGATCATTTGGGAATTATTCATGAAGGCAAACTATTAGAGGAAACCGAATTTGATAAGCTCCGGAAGAAAAATCGAAAGTTTCTGGAGTTTCAAGTTTCGAATGATAACAAAGCTACAATGCTTTTAGAGAAACAATTTCATATCTTTGACTACGAAGTGCATGATGAGGGGGTTATCCGCATTTTCTCGCATATTGGACAACAGGGAGCTATTAATAAATTATTTGTTCAGAACGACATTGAGGTGTTTAAAATTTTGATGAGTGAAGACCGTCTGGAGGATTATTTCACAAAACTGGTAGGGGGTGGGTCCATTGGTTAA
- a CDS encoding SE1561 family protein, with protein sequence MGNAVNNKDQQLDYLKNRLDMFMNVVDSLDPEATDVEDIDRLISMLDDLEAKYERFKKDWE encoded by the coding sequence ATGGGAAACGCCGTAAATAATAAGGATCAGCAGCTTGATTATTTAAAGAACAGACTCGACATGTTTATGAACGTCGTTGATTCATTAGACCCTGAAGCAACTGACGTTGAAGATATAGACAGACTCATCAGCATGCTTGATGATCTGGAAGCGAAATACGAACGCTTTAAAAAAGACTGGGAATAA
- the yfkAB gene encoding radical SAM/CxCxxxxC motif protein YfkAB — MTQNTKLHPITPEFDPWEAYMDVEQYGDMQLTNVEFTTTTLCNMRCEHCAVGYTLQPKDPNALPIDLLLKRLEEIPRLRSISITGGEPMLSLKSVKEYVVPLLKYAHERGVRTQINSNLTLDIDRYEWIIPYLDVLHISHNWGTVEDFAEIGFAMMDRKPTFEQRARYFEKMIENSRTLVDAGVMVSAETMLNKRTLPHIEHIHRQITEDMKCQRHEVHPMYPSDFASALESLSLKEMRQSIHRLLDIRDENTWMLFGTLPFYACSSNEEDQKLLHRLRAAKNVTVRNDPDGRSRLNVNIFDGNIIVTDFGDTPPLGNIQTDSLPSAYEKWRETKLAKELNCHCPNVRCLGPNVLVKNSYYQDADFTKRQARS, encoded by the coding sequence ATGACACAAAACACGAAACTGCATCCGATCACACCCGAGTTTGATCCTTGGGAAGCCTATATGGATGTTGAACAGTATGGAGACATGCAGCTGACAAACGTTGAATTCACAACAACGACACTGTGCAATATGAGATGCGAGCATTGCGCTGTAGGCTATACATTGCAGCCTAAAGACCCGAATGCTCTGCCAATAGACCTTCTGTTAAAACGGCTGGAGGAAATCCCGCGTCTGAGATCCATCAGCATTACAGGCGGAGAGCCGATGCTTTCATTAAAATCAGTAAAGGAATATGTCGTTCCGTTATTAAAATACGCCCATGAACGGGGCGTGCGGACGCAGATCAATTCCAACCTGACCCTTGATATTGATCGATACGAATGGATTATTCCGTATCTTGATGTCCTGCATATTTCGCATAACTGGGGTACAGTTGAAGATTTTGCAGAGATCGGCTTTGCCATGATGGACAGAAAACCGACTTTCGAACAGCGCGCGCGTTATTTTGAAAAAATGATCGAAAACAGCCGCACGCTCGTGGATGCCGGGGTGATGGTTTCTGCGGAAACGATGCTGAACAAACGGACACTTCCGCATATTGAGCATATTCACCGCCAAATCACAGAAGATATGAAATGTCAGCGTCACGAAGTCCATCCGATGTACCCGAGCGATTTCGCAAGCGCTCTTGAATCTCTCAGCCTGAAAGAGATGAGACAGTCCATTCACCGTTTGCTGGACATTCGTGATGAAAATACATGGATGCTGTTCGGGACACTGCCGTTTTATGCCTGCAGTTCGAACGAAGAGGATCAAAAGCTGCTTCACCGGCTTCGCGCCGCGAAAAACGTCACGGTGAGAAACGACCCTGACGGCCGTTCCCGCCTGAATGTGAACATTTTCGACGGAAACATTATCGTAACAGATTTCGGCGATACACCGCCGCTTGGCAATATCCAGACGGACAGCCTCCCTTCCGCCTATGAAAAATGGAGAGAGACAAAGCTTGCCAAAGAGCTGAATTGCCACTGCCCGAATGTCCGATGCCTCGGGCCGAATGTTCTCGTCAAAAACAGTTATTATCAGGATGCAGATTTCACAAAACGTCAAGCCAGGAGTTAG